The following are encoded in a window of Penaeus vannamei isolate JL-2024 chromosome 17, ASM4276789v1, whole genome shotgun sequence genomic DNA:
- the eIF2Balpha gene encoding translation initiation factor eIF2B subunit alpha isoform X4, translated as MSPAIAAMKALTESLRMDDSTTLQEFIEKMKVAREALSRTDVSVVSVSSGCELFMRFITLSHLELEQATDFASCREILLRRGEDFVSSMQESRKKILRSSHNLIKDGMVILTHSKSRNVLAVMAEAARQGRQFKVFVTESQPDCSGKRMAEDLRAAGIPCTVILDAAVGYVMEQVTMVMLGAEGVCENGGIINKIGSYSLATLAHMKHKPVYVLVESYKFLRTIPLNNASLPKSYLYKSSVLNSDKDLIPEHPLVDYTPPDNITLLYTDLGVLPTSAITEHLIKLYT; from the exons ATGTCCCCAGCCATTGCAGCTATGAAGGCTTTAACTGAGTCTTTGCGTATGGATGACTCAACAACATTGCAGGAATTCATTG AAAAGATGAAAGTAGCTCGAGAAGCCTTGAGCAGGACAGATGTTTCAGTAGTGTCTGTGTCATCTGGATGTGAGCTTTTCATGAGATTCATCACACTTTCACACTTGGAGCTGGAACAAGCAACA GATTTTGCTTCTTGTCGTGAAATTTTACTAAGGAGAGGTGAAGACTTTGTGAGCAGCATGCAGGAGAGCCGAAAAAAGATCCTCCGTTCAAGTCACAACTTAATAAAGGATGGCATGGTGATCCTGACTCATTCTAAATCACGAAATGTCTTGGCTGTAATGGCAGAAGCAGCAAGACAGGGGAGACAATTCAAGGTTTTTGTAACTGAATCACAACCAGATTGTTCTGG AAAGAGAATGGCAGAAGATCTGAGAGCTGCAGGCATACCATGCACAGTAATTTTAGATGCTGCCGTGGGTTATGTAATGGAGCAAGTAACAATGGTTATGTTGGGTGCAGAAGGTGTTTGTGAAAATGGAGGAATTATTAACAAG ATTGGCAGTTATTCTTTAGCAACTCTTGCCCACATGAAACACAAACCAGTTTATGTGTTGGTAGAGAGTTACAAGTTTCTTCGAACCATCCCACTCAACAATGCTTCTCTCCCAAAATCTTACTTG TATAAATCGTCAGTTCTGAATTCTGACAAAGATTTGATACCAGAACACCCCCTAGTAGACTACACTCCTCCAGATAACATAACTCTCCTGTATACGGACCTGGGGGTATTACCAACTTCTGCTATTACAGAGCATCTCATTAAATTGTACACATAA
- the eIF2Balpha gene encoding translation initiation factor eIF2B subunit alpha isoform X2 has translation MRDPVHCSIFKSKLYDDISTYFLQEIAKDEDMSPAIAAMKALTESLRMDDSTTLQEFIEKMKVAREALSRTDVSVVSVSSGCELFMRFITLSHLELEQATDFASCREILLRRGEDFVSSMQESRKKILRSSHNLIKDGMVILTHSKSRNVLAVMAEAARQGRQFKVFVTESQPDCSGKRMAEDLRAAGIPCTVILDAAVGYVMEQVTMVMLGAEGVCENGGIINKIGSYSLATLAHMKHKPVYVLVESYKFLRTIPLNNASLPKSYLYKSSVLNSDKDLIPEHPLVDYTPPDNITLLYTDLGVLPTSAITEHLIKLYT, from the exons A TGAGGGATCCAGTCCACTGCAGCATATTCAAGAGTAAGctgtatgatg ATATTTCAACATACTTTTTACAAGAAATAGCCAAGGATGAGGATATGTCCCCAGCCATTGCAGCTATGAAGGCTTTAACTGAGTCTTTGCGTATGGATGACTCAACAACATTGCAGGAATTCATTG AAAAGATGAAAGTAGCTCGAGAAGCCTTGAGCAGGACAGATGTTTCAGTAGTGTCTGTGTCATCTGGATGTGAGCTTTTCATGAGATTCATCACACTTTCACACTTGGAGCTGGAACAAGCAACA GATTTTGCTTCTTGTCGTGAAATTTTACTAAGGAGAGGTGAAGACTTTGTGAGCAGCATGCAGGAGAGCCGAAAAAAGATCCTCCGTTCAAGTCACAACTTAATAAAGGATGGCATGGTGATCCTGACTCATTCTAAATCACGAAATGTCTTGGCTGTAATGGCAGAAGCAGCAAGACAGGGGAGACAATTCAAGGTTTTTGTAACTGAATCACAACCAGATTGTTCTGG AAAGAGAATGGCAGAAGATCTGAGAGCTGCAGGCATACCATGCACAGTAATTTTAGATGCTGCCGTGGGTTATGTAATGGAGCAAGTAACAATGGTTATGTTGGGTGCAGAAGGTGTTTGTGAAAATGGAGGAATTATTAACAAG ATTGGCAGTTATTCTTTAGCAACTCTTGCCCACATGAAACACAAACCAGTTTATGTGTTGGTAGAGAGTTACAAGTTTCTTCGAACCATCCCACTCAACAATGCTTCTCTCCCAAAATCTTACTTG TATAAATCGTCAGTTCTGAATTCTGACAAAGATTTGATACCAGAACACCCCCTAGTAGACTACACTCCTCCAGATAACATAACTCTCCTGTATACGGACCTGGGGGTATTACCAACTTCTGCTATTACAGAGCATCTCATTAAATTGTACACATAA
- the eIF2Balpha gene encoding translation initiation factor eIF2B subunit alpha isoform X5, with the protein MKPFEKMKVAREALSRTDVSVVSVSSGCELFMRFITLSHLELEQATDFASCREILLRRGEDFVSSMQESRKKILRSSHNLIKDGMVILTHSKSRNVLAVMAEAARQGRQFKVFVTESQPDCSGKRMAEDLRAAGIPCTVILDAAVGYVMEQVTMVMLGAEGVCENGGIINKIGSYSLATLAHMKHKPVYVLVESYKFLRTIPLNNASLPKSYLYKSSVLNSDKDLIPEHPLVDYTPPDNITLLYTDLGVLPTSAITEHLIKLYT; encoded by the exons ATGAAGCCTTTTG AAAAGATGAAAGTAGCTCGAGAAGCCTTGAGCAGGACAGATGTTTCAGTAGTGTCTGTGTCATCTGGATGTGAGCTTTTCATGAGATTCATCACACTTTCACACTTGGAGCTGGAACAAGCAACA GATTTTGCTTCTTGTCGTGAAATTTTACTAAGGAGAGGTGAAGACTTTGTGAGCAGCATGCAGGAGAGCCGAAAAAAGATCCTCCGTTCAAGTCACAACTTAATAAAGGATGGCATGGTGATCCTGACTCATTCTAAATCACGAAATGTCTTGGCTGTAATGGCAGAAGCAGCAAGACAGGGGAGACAATTCAAGGTTTTTGTAACTGAATCACAACCAGATTGTTCTGG AAAGAGAATGGCAGAAGATCTGAGAGCTGCAGGCATACCATGCACAGTAATTTTAGATGCTGCCGTGGGTTATGTAATGGAGCAAGTAACAATGGTTATGTTGGGTGCAGAAGGTGTTTGTGAAAATGGAGGAATTATTAACAAG ATTGGCAGTTATTCTTTAGCAACTCTTGCCCACATGAAACACAAACCAGTTTATGTGTTGGTAGAGAGTTACAAGTTTCTTCGAACCATCCCACTCAACAATGCTTCTCTCCCAAAATCTTACTTG TATAAATCGTCAGTTCTGAATTCTGACAAAGATTTGATACCAGAACACCCCCTAGTAGACTACACTCCTCCAGATAACATAACTCTCCTGTATACGGACCTGGGGGTATTACCAACTTCTGCTATTACAGAGCATCTCATTAAATTGTACACATAA
- the eIF2Balpha gene encoding translation initiation factor eIF2B subunit alpha isoform X3: MKPFDISTYFLQEIAKDEDMSPAIAAMKALTESLRMDDSTTLQEFIEKMKVAREALSRTDVSVVSVSSGCELFMRFITLSHLELEQATDFASCREILLRRGEDFVSSMQESRKKILRSSHNLIKDGMVILTHSKSRNVLAVMAEAARQGRQFKVFVTESQPDCSGKRMAEDLRAAGIPCTVILDAAVGYVMEQVTMVMLGAEGVCENGGIINKIGSYSLATLAHMKHKPVYVLVESYKFLRTIPLNNASLPKSYLYKSSVLNSDKDLIPEHPLVDYTPPDNITLLYTDLGVLPTSAITEHLIKLYT, encoded by the exons ATGAAGCCTTTTG ATATTTCAACATACTTTTTACAAGAAATAGCCAAGGATGAGGATATGTCCCCAGCCATTGCAGCTATGAAGGCTTTAACTGAGTCTTTGCGTATGGATGACTCAACAACATTGCAGGAATTCATTG AAAAGATGAAAGTAGCTCGAGAAGCCTTGAGCAGGACAGATGTTTCAGTAGTGTCTGTGTCATCTGGATGTGAGCTTTTCATGAGATTCATCACACTTTCACACTTGGAGCTGGAACAAGCAACA GATTTTGCTTCTTGTCGTGAAATTTTACTAAGGAGAGGTGAAGACTTTGTGAGCAGCATGCAGGAGAGCCGAAAAAAGATCCTCCGTTCAAGTCACAACTTAATAAAGGATGGCATGGTGATCCTGACTCATTCTAAATCACGAAATGTCTTGGCTGTAATGGCAGAAGCAGCAAGACAGGGGAGACAATTCAAGGTTTTTGTAACTGAATCACAACCAGATTGTTCTGG AAAGAGAATGGCAGAAGATCTGAGAGCTGCAGGCATACCATGCACAGTAATTTTAGATGCTGCCGTGGGTTATGTAATGGAGCAAGTAACAATGGTTATGTTGGGTGCAGAAGGTGTTTGTGAAAATGGAGGAATTATTAACAAG ATTGGCAGTTATTCTTTAGCAACTCTTGCCCACATGAAACACAAACCAGTTTATGTGTTGGTAGAGAGTTACAAGTTTCTTCGAACCATCCCACTCAACAATGCTTCTCTCCCAAAATCTTACTTG TATAAATCGTCAGTTCTGAATTCTGACAAAGATTTGATACCAGAACACCCCCTAGTAGACTACACTCCTCCAGATAACATAACTCTCCTGTATACGGACCTGGGGGTATTACCAACTTCTGCTATTACAGAGCATCTCATTAAATTGTACACATAA
- the eIF2Balpha gene encoding translation initiation factor eIF2B subunit alpha isoform X1 codes for MKPFVRDPVHCSIFKSKLYDDISTYFLQEIAKDEDMSPAIAAMKALTESLRMDDSTTLQEFIEKMKVAREALSRTDVSVVSVSSGCELFMRFITLSHLELEQATDFASCREILLRRGEDFVSSMQESRKKILRSSHNLIKDGMVILTHSKSRNVLAVMAEAARQGRQFKVFVTESQPDCSGKRMAEDLRAAGIPCTVILDAAVGYVMEQVTMVMLGAEGVCENGGIINKIGSYSLATLAHMKHKPVYVLVESYKFLRTIPLNNASLPKSYLYKSSVLNSDKDLIPEHPLVDYTPPDNITLLYTDLGVLPTSAITEHLIKLYT; via the exons ATGAAGCCTTTTG TGAGGGATCCAGTCCACTGCAGCATATTCAAGAGTAAGctgtatgatg ATATTTCAACATACTTTTTACAAGAAATAGCCAAGGATGAGGATATGTCCCCAGCCATTGCAGCTATGAAGGCTTTAACTGAGTCTTTGCGTATGGATGACTCAACAACATTGCAGGAATTCATTG AAAAGATGAAAGTAGCTCGAGAAGCCTTGAGCAGGACAGATGTTTCAGTAGTGTCTGTGTCATCTGGATGTGAGCTTTTCATGAGATTCATCACACTTTCACACTTGGAGCTGGAACAAGCAACA GATTTTGCTTCTTGTCGTGAAATTTTACTAAGGAGAGGTGAAGACTTTGTGAGCAGCATGCAGGAGAGCCGAAAAAAGATCCTCCGTTCAAGTCACAACTTAATAAAGGATGGCATGGTGATCCTGACTCATTCTAAATCACGAAATGTCTTGGCTGTAATGGCAGAAGCAGCAAGACAGGGGAGACAATTCAAGGTTTTTGTAACTGAATCACAACCAGATTGTTCTGG AAAGAGAATGGCAGAAGATCTGAGAGCTGCAGGCATACCATGCACAGTAATTTTAGATGCTGCCGTGGGTTATGTAATGGAGCAAGTAACAATGGTTATGTTGGGTGCAGAAGGTGTTTGTGAAAATGGAGGAATTATTAACAAG ATTGGCAGTTATTCTTTAGCAACTCTTGCCCACATGAAACACAAACCAGTTTATGTGTTGGTAGAGAGTTACAAGTTTCTTCGAACCATCCCACTCAACAATGCTTCTCTCCCAAAATCTTACTTG TATAAATCGTCAGTTCTGAATTCTGACAAAGATTTGATACCAGAACACCCCCTAGTAGACTACACTCCTCCAGATAACATAACTCTCCTGTATACGGACCTGGGGGTATTACCAACTTCTGCTATTACAGAGCATCTCATTAAATTGTACACATAA